A portion of the Epinephelus moara isolate mb chromosome 4, YSFRI_EMoa_1.0, whole genome shotgun sequence genome contains these proteins:
- the hprt1 gene encoding hypoxanthine-guanine phosphoribosyltransferase, with protein sequence MATSSPCVVISDEEQGYDLDLFCIPKHYASDLERVYIPHGLILDRTERLAREIMKEMGGHHIVALCVLKGGYKFFADLLDYIKALNRNSDRSIPMTVDFIRLKSYCNDQSTGEIKVIGGDDLSTLTGKNVLIVEDIIDTGKTMKTLLQLLKQYNPKMVKVASLLVKRTPRSVGYRPDFVGFEVPDKFVVGYALDYNEYFRDLNHICVISETGKEKYKA encoded by the exons ATGGCGACATCCAGCCCCTGTGTTGTG ATCAGCGATGAGGAGCAGGGGTATGACCTGGACCTTTTCTGCATACCAAAACACTACGCCTCTGACCTGGAGAGGGTTTACATCCCACATGGACTTATCTTGGACAG GACAGAGAGACTGGCCAGAGAGATCATGAAGGAAATGGGGGGGCACCACATCGTGGCCCTCTGCGTGCTCAAAGGGGGTTACAAGTTCTTTGCGGACCTGCTGGACTACATCAAGGCTCTGAACAGGAACAGTGACCGTTCCATCCCAATGACAGTGGACTTCATTCGCCTCAAGAGCTACTGT AACGACCAGTCGACAGGTGAAATCAAAGTCATTGGAGGAGATGACCTGTCTACACTGACAGGCAAG AATGTCTTGATCGTCGAG GATATCATCGACACAGGGAAGACAATGAAGACGTTATTGCAACTCCTCAAACAGTACAATCCCAAAATGGTTAAAGTAGCAAG TTTGTTGGTGAAGAGAACACCAAGAAGTGTTGGCTATCGACCGGATT TTGTAGGATTCGAGGTGCCTGACAAATTTGTGGTGGGATACGCGCTAGACTACAATGAATACTTTAGAGATCTAAAT CATATCTGCGTCATTAGTGAAACAGGGAAGGAGAAGTACAAGGCATGA
- the pabir2 gene encoding protein FAM122B isoform X1, with product MNWWRAALASKMNNSGVLPQEKMELDLEIPSSLVQTDGYLRRSNSAPMINGLSDNSQVFQREVLRSRRNSTTVVNRPNMVPSSPIRVPSTRLHQIKQEEGVDVMNRETAHEREVQAAMQMSQSWEESLSLSDNDLEKSASSSPKRIDFVPVSPAPSPTRGIGKKKQCFSPSLQILVSSNGLTPSPIPSPTRRFSRRSQSPINCIRASILGPMKRKGEMETESQPKRLFQGTTTMLSSDVSNLSDLSSCHSPDLLDGSLSSIGSSTDSPGKMEGVSPSSSSNSPFASLQDLSPK from the exons ATGAATTGGTGGCGGGCAGCGTTAGCTAGCAAAATGAACAATTCAGGAGTCCTGCCACAAGAAAAGATGGAGCTGGATCTGGAGATCCCATCTTCGTTAGTTCAGACCGATGGATACTTGAGACGATCCAACAGTGCACCCATGATAAATGGCTTAAG TGATAACTCCCAAGTGTTCCAGAGAGAGGTCCTGCGCAGCCGGAGAAATAGCACTACAGTTGTCAACAGGCCCAACATG GTCCCTTCATCACCTATTCGTGTCCCCAGCACCAGACTTCACCAAATAAAACAA GAGGAGGGAGTAGACGTGATGAACAGGGAGACTGCCCATGAGCG GGAGGTTCAAGCTGCCATGCAAATGAGCCAGTCATGGGAAGAAAGCCTTAGTCTG AGTGACAATGACCTGGAGAAGTCTGCATCTTCGTCTCCAAAGCGCATCGACTTTGTGCCTGTGTCGCCTGCCCCATCCCCGACCAGAGGGATAGGAAAAAAG AAGCAGTGTTTCTCTCCTTCACTACAAATACTTGTAAGCAGTAATGGCCTAACACCCAGCCCGATACCCAGCCCAACGCGACGCTTCAG CCGACGGAGTCAAAGCCCAATCAACTGCATCAGAGCCAGCATACTTGGGCCGATGAAACGCAAAG gtgagatggagacagagagtcAGCCCAAGAGGCTCTTCCAGGGTACCACCACCATGCTGTCCTCTGATGTCTCCAACCTGTCAGACCTCAGTTCCTG tcactCTCCAGATTTGTTGGATGGCAGCCTCAGCAGCATCGGCTCCTCCACAGACTCGCCAGGCAAAATGGAGGGAGTGTCGCCCTCGTCGTCCAGCAACTCGCCCTTCGCTTCCCTCCAGGATTTGTCCCCAAAGTAA
- the pabir2 gene encoding protein FAM122B isoform X2, with translation MNWWRAALASKMNNSGVLPQEKMELDLEIPSSLVQTDGYLRRSNSAPMINGLSDNSQVFQREVLRSRRNSTTVVNRPNMVPSSPIRVPSTRLHQIKQEEGVDVMNRETAHEREVQAAMQMSQSWEESLSLSDNDLEKSASSSPKRIDFVPVSPAPSPTRGIGKKQCFSPSLQILVSSNGLTPSPIPSPTRRFSRRSQSPINCIRASILGPMKRKGEMETESQPKRLFQGTTTMLSSDVSNLSDLSSCHSPDLLDGSLSSIGSSTDSPGKMEGVSPSSSSNSPFASLQDLSPK, from the exons ATGAATTGGTGGCGGGCAGCGTTAGCTAGCAAAATGAACAATTCAGGAGTCCTGCCACAAGAAAAGATGGAGCTGGATCTGGAGATCCCATCTTCGTTAGTTCAGACCGATGGATACTTGAGACGATCCAACAGTGCACCCATGATAAATGGCTTAAG TGATAACTCCCAAGTGTTCCAGAGAGAGGTCCTGCGCAGCCGGAGAAATAGCACTACAGTTGTCAACAGGCCCAACATG GTCCCTTCATCACCTATTCGTGTCCCCAGCACCAGACTTCACCAAATAAAACAA GAGGAGGGAGTAGACGTGATGAACAGGGAGACTGCCCATGAGCG GGAGGTTCAAGCTGCCATGCAAATGAGCCAGTCATGGGAAGAAAGCCTTAGTCTG AGTGACAATGACCTGGAGAAGTCTGCATCTTCGTCTCCAAAGCGCATCGACTTTGTGCCTGTGTCGCCTGCCCCATCCCCGACCAGAGGGATAGGAAAAAAG CAGTGTTTCTCTCCTTCACTACAAATACTTGTAAGCAGTAATGGCCTAACACCCAGCCCGATACCCAGCCCAACGCGACGCTTCAG CCGACGGAGTCAAAGCCCAATCAACTGCATCAGAGCCAGCATACTTGGGCCGATGAAACGCAAAG gtgagatggagacagagagtcAGCCCAAGAGGCTCTTCCAGGGTACCACCACCATGCTGTCCTCTGATGTCTCCAACCTGTCAGACCTCAGTTCCTG tcactCTCCAGATTTGTTGGATGGCAGCCTCAGCAGCATCGGCTCCTCCACAGACTCGCCAGGCAAAATGGAGGGAGTGTCGCCCTCGTCGTCCAGCAACTCGCCCTTCGCTTCCCTCCAGGATTTGTCCCCAAAGTAA
- the pabir2 gene encoding protein FAM122B isoform X3 — MVPSSPIRVPSTRLHQIKQEEGVDVMNRETAHEREVQAAMQMSQSWEESLSLSDNDLEKSASSSPKRIDFVPVSPAPSPTRGIGKKKQCFSPSLQILVSSNGLTPSPIPSPTRRFSRRSQSPINCIRASILGPMKRKGEMETESQPKRLFQGTTTMLSSDVSNLSDLSSCHSPDLLDGSLSSIGSSTDSPGKMEGVSPSSSSNSPFASLQDLSPK, encoded by the exons ATG GTCCCTTCATCACCTATTCGTGTCCCCAGCACCAGACTTCACCAAATAAAACAA GAGGAGGGAGTAGACGTGATGAACAGGGAGACTGCCCATGAGCG GGAGGTTCAAGCTGCCATGCAAATGAGCCAGTCATGGGAAGAAAGCCTTAGTCTG AGTGACAATGACCTGGAGAAGTCTGCATCTTCGTCTCCAAAGCGCATCGACTTTGTGCCTGTGTCGCCTGCCCCATCCCCGACCAGAGGGATAGGAAAAAAG AAGCAGTGTTTCTCTCCTTCACTACAAATACTTGTAAGCAGTAATGGCCTAACACCCAGCCCGATACCCAGCCCAACGCGACGCTTCAG CCGACGGAGTCAAAGCCCAATCAACTGCATCAGAGCCAGCATACTTGGGCCGATGAAACGCAAAG gtgagatggagacagagagtcAGCCCAAGAGGCTCTTCCAGGGTACCACCACCATGCTGTCCTCTGATGTCTCCAACCTGTCAGACCTCAGTTCCTG tcactCTCCAGATTTGTTGGATGGCAGCCTCAGCAGCATCGGCTCCTCCACAGACTCGCCAGGCAAAATGGAGGGAGTGTCGCCCTCGTCGTCCAGCAACTCGCCCTTCGCTTCCCTCCAGGATTTGTCCCCAAAGTAA
- the mospd1 gene encoding motile sperm domain-containing protein 1, translated as MQQQHRQPELVEGSLPVFVFPTELVFYADEQTSHKQVLTLYNPYEFALKFKVLCTAPNKYTVVDATGAVKPQCCVDIVIRHRDVRACHYGVYDKFRLQVSEQSQRKALGRKEVTATLRPSASQEPPSPRPQDEERRIKEQFADSEFFEQTAFQTESRPVAGGPSLLTVLLGLVCMAALMLPTLGEQESTVPVYLHLSVNKKLVAAYVLGLLTMVILRT; from the exons atgcagcagcagcatcgaCAGCCTGAGCTGGTGGAAGGAAGCCTTCCCGTGTTCGTGTTCCCCACTGAGCTCGTCTTCTACGCAGATGAGCAGACGTCTCACAAGCAGGTGCTCACCCTCTACAACCCCTATGAGTTCGCCCTCAAGTTTAAAG TGCTGTGCACAGCGCCAAACAAGTACACTGTGGTGGATGCCACCGGAGCTGTTAAGCCACAGTGTTGTGTTGACAT AGTAATCAGACACCGGGATGTGCGTGCATGCCATTATGGGGTGTACGACAAGTTCCGACTGCAGGTGTCGGAGCAGAGTCAGCGGAAAGCTCTGGGTCGCAAAGAGGTGACGGCCACGCTCCGTCCCTCTGCCTCACAGGAGCCGCCCAGCCCCCGGCCCCAAGATGAGGAACGCAGAATCAAAGAGCAGTTTGCAGACAGCGAGTTTTTTGAACAGACTGCATTTCAGACAG AGAGCCGTCCTGTTGCTGGAGGCCCCAGTCTGCTGACGGTGCTGCTTGGGCTGGTGTGTATGGCCGCCCTGATGCTCCCGACCCTGGGGGAGCAAGAATCTACTGTGCCTGTCTACCTCCACTTAAGTGTTAACAAGAAACTTGTAGCTGCTTATGTTCTCG GTCTTCTTACGATGGTCATACTGCGCACATGA
- the ints6l gene encoding integrator complex subunit 6 yields the protein MPILLFLLDTSASMNQRTYLGTTYLDVAKGAVEVFMKLRARDPASRGDRYMLVTFDDPPYGVKAGWKENHATFMCELKNLQASGLTTLGNALRTAFDLLNLNRLVSGIDNYGQGRNPFFLEPSVIITITDGNKLTHSSGVPDELHLPLNSPLAGSELTKEPFRWDQRLFALVLRLPGAATPDTEQLGSVPTDESAITQMCEVTGGRSYCVRTQRMLNQCLESLVQKVQSGVVINFEKTGPDPPLIGEDNSVESVRPVSSFGPQPWHSCHKLIYVRPNPKTGVPVGHWPIPESFWPDQNSPTLPPRSAHPMVRFSCVDCEPMVIDKLPFDKYELEPSPLTQFVLERKSPHMCWQAFVNSSGKQSDLGQPFGYLKASTTLTCVNLFVMPYNYPVLLPLLDDLFKVHKLKPNLKWRQAFEMYLKTMPPYYLLPLKKALRMMGAPNLIADTMDCGLSYSVISYLKKLSQQAKMESDRLIVSVGKKAPQETGIKVKNHSSSLSLAHRRDFKQLLQGITGEGPLRLGEVNFKEFAGFQIALLNKDVKPQAYRNAYDIPRRNLLDQLTRMRSNLLRTSQKHIRGQDEDYLHSIPVAQMGNYQEYLKMMPSPLREIDPDQPKRLHTFGNPFKQDKKGMMIDEADEFVAGPQNKKRGNSGDSNSSTTMKRRRSMSPLLRRPQTPPASTNHVVAGKSLGGVQGQQNLLKPIPQHKGVDGNNAVVTESNGDGVLEPESGEIWTAEMDTVAENPSTLSLEEKAGLGATDRGEDIDVTEERLVEDHLDEQQLEDKHNCDRLSPQSQLEDTESDPAVLETIFIAPLDGSQAELRSQVIKEVRKPGRNYEAILGLLQQVKGSVNVQRYFIQHAIREAVRFKKRVLIQQLEASLAELEAREATTSQLSNDHGS from the exons atgcctATTTTACTTTTCCTGTTAGACACGTCCGCCTCTATGAATCAGCGCACTTATTTGGGTACGACGTATCTGGACGTTGCTAAAGGCGCGGTTGAGGTCTTTATGAAG CTGCGTGCCCGAGACCCGGCTAGTAGAGGCGACAGGTACATGCTAGTTACATTCGATGATCCACCATACGGAGTGAAG gcaggCTGGAAGGAGAACCATGCCACCTTCATGTGCGAGCTGAAGAACCTGCAGGCATCTGGGCTGACTACATTAGGCAACGCTCTCCGCACGGCCTTCGACCTGCTTAACCTCAACCGCCTCGTCTCGGGCATCGACAACTACGGACAG GGCCGTAACCCCTTCTTCTTGGAGCCATCTGTGATCATCACTATCACTGATGGGAACAAGCTTACACACAGCTCTGGGGTGCCAGATGAG CTCCACCTGCCTTTGAACTCTCCATTGGCAGGCAGCGAGCTGACCAAGGAGCCCTTCCGCTGGGACCAGCGTCTATTCGCGCTGGTGCTGAGGCTGCCAGGAGCAGCCACACCAGACACCGAGCAACTTGGTAGCGTCCCCACAGATGAGTCTGCCATCACCCAGATGTGTGAAGTCACTGGAG GGCGATCGTACTGTGTGCGGACACAGAGGATGTTGAACCAGTGTCTGGAGTCTCTGGTCCAAAAGGTTCAAAGCGGTGTCGTCATTAATTTCGAGAAGACGGGGCCAGATCCGCCTCTCATCGGGGAAG acaACTCAGTGGAGTCAGTTCGTCCTGTGTCATCCTTCGGCCCACAGCCGTGGCACAGTTGCCACAAACTCATCTACGTGCGACCGAACCCAAAGACGGGGGTCCCAGTTGGGCATTGGCCCATACCAGAGTCCTTCTGGCCGGACCAGAATTCTCCCACCCTG CCACCTCGCTCTGCACACCCCATGGTGCGTTTCTCTTGCGTGGACTGTGAGCCCATGGTGATTGACAAGCTTCCCTTTGACAAGTACGAACTGGAGCCATCTCCACTCACCCAGTTCGTTTTGGAAAGGAAGTCTCCACACATGTGCTGGCAG GCGTTTGTTAACAGCAGCGGGAAACAAAGTGACCTGGGACAGCCGTTTGGCTACCTTAAAGCCAGCACCACTCTCACCTGTGTCAACCTGTTTGTCATGCCTTACAACTACCCTGTCCTTCTCCCACTCCTCG ATGATTTGTTTAAAGTGCACAAACTAAAACCAAACCTCAAGTGGCGACAGGCTTTCGAGATGTACCTGAAGACAATGCCTCCATACTACCTCTTG CCCTTAAAAAAGGCATTGAGGATGATGGGTGCACCTAATCTTATTGCGGACACAATGGACTGTGGCCTCAGTTACAGTGTTATCTCTTACCTGAAGAAGCTCAGCCAGCAG GCAAAGATGGAATCAGATCGTCTAATCGTGTCGGTGGGGAAGAAGGCTCCCCAAGAAACTGGCATAAAGGTGAAGAACCACTCCAGCTCCCTCTCCCTGGCCCACCGGCGGGACTTCAAGCAGTTGCTACAGGGAATCACCGGGGAGGGGCCCCTTCGCCTGGGGGAAGTCAACTTCAAAGAGTTTGCTGGCTTCCAGATCGCCCTGCTCAACAAG GATGTGAAACCTCAAGCTTATCGAAACGCATACGACATCCCAAGACGCAACCTCCTGGATCAGCTCACCCGGATGCGCTCCAATTTGCTGCGGAcgtcacaaaaacacattcgAGGGCAAGATGAAG ACTATCTGCACAGCATCCCGGTGGCCCAGATGGGAAACTATCAGGAGTACCTCAAAATGATGCCGTCTCCTTTGAGAGAAATTGACCCTGACCAACCCAAACGCCTGCACACGTTTGGAAATCCTTTCAAGCAGGATAAGAAG GGGATGATGATCGATGAGGCAGATGAGTTTGTAGCAGGGCCTCAAAATAAGAAACGAGGAAACTCTGGCGATTCCAATTCGAGTACTACTATGAAGAGAAGGCGGAGCATGTCCCCGTTACTGCGGCGGCCACAGACTCCACCAGCGAGCACCAACCATGTGGTGGCGGGAAAGAGTCTTGGAGGGGTTCAGGGGCAGCAGAACCTCCTCAAACCCATCCCACAGCACAAAG GAGTGGATGGCAACAACGCGGTGGTCACTGAGAGTAACGGAGACGGGGTTCTTGAGCCTGAGTCAGGGGAGATCTGGACAGCTGAGATGGACACTGTAGCAGAGAACCCGTCTACACTGAGCCTAGAGGAGAAGGCCGGACTGGGAGCAACAGATCGGGGAGAGGACATCGACGTGACGGAGGAGAGACTTGTGGAAGATCATCTAGAtgagcagcagctggaggacAAACACAACTGTGACCGACTGAGTCCACAGAGCCAGCTAGAGGACACTGAGTCTGACCCTGCAGTGCTTGAGACCATATTCATAgccccactagatggcagccaAGCAGAGTTGAGGAGTCAGGTCATCAAGGAGGTCCGCAAGCCTGGGCGAA ACTATGAGGCAATACTTGGTCTACTGCAGCAGGTGAAGGGATCAGTTAATGTGCAAAGGTACTTCATCCAACATGCCATCAGAGAGGCCGTCAG GTTCAAGAAGCGGGTACTGATCCAGCAGCTGGAGGCGTCCCTCGCTGAGTTGGAGGCGAGGGAAGCGACAACCTCACAGCTCTCCAATGATCACGGCAGTTAG